In the Qipengyuania gelatinilytica genome, GGCGCGCAGGGGCAGACTCGATCTCGGACGGAAAGCGAAGACGACGCAGAATGCTGCGCTCGTCGTGCTGCTCTTTCTTGGCGGGTTTGGCATTGCCGGCCCCTCGGGATTGCTCGCATGGAGCGAGAACCTGAGGTTGCTCGACCAGCGTGAGGCCCAGCTGGCGGCGCTGCAGAAGGAAGAGGCTGCGCTGAAAAACAAGGTTAAGCTGCTGCATCCCGACCATGCCGATCCGGACATGGTAGGCGAACTGCTTCGCAGCCAGCTCAATGTCGTCCACCCCGACGAAGTCGTCATCAGGCTCGACGACTAATCGGGCGGAACCCCCGCTTTTCCGTAAGGTTTTCGTATGCAGATGGCACGCCCCGTTGCGCTGCCTGCTAGGCTGTGCCTATAGGCGCGGTCAGAGAGAATTCCCCGTAAGGAAAAGGGACAAGACATCTTGGCCAAGGCCCCGAACAAGAAGGCTCCTCGCAGCCCCGCAGAAAACCCCGAATTCGCGCTCCACTCGCTCCAGGAGGAGTTCGAGAAGAACAAGCGGTTCGACGCCTCTACCGAACAGATGCAGTCGTTCTACGAACAGATGCTGCTCATCCGCCGTTTCGAGGAACGCGCCGGCCAATTGTATGGTCTCGGCCTCATCGGCGGCTTTTGCCACCTCTACATTGGCCAGGAAGCAGTTGCCGTCGGTCTGCAGTCTGCCTTGAGCGAAGGTCTCGACAGCGTGATCACCGGCTATCGCGACCACGGACACATGCTCGCCTATGGTATCGATCCCAAGGTCATCATGGCCGAGCTCACGGGCCGCGAAGCTGGCATCTCCAAGGGCAAGGGCGGGTCGATGCACATGTTCTCGACCGAGCATAAGTTCTACGGCGGTCACGGCATCGTCGGCGCGCAGGTCGCGCTTGGCGGCGGTCTGGCGCTCGCGCATCAGTACAATGACGATGGTGGGCTTTGCCTTGCTTACTTTGGGGACGGTGCTGCCAACCAGGGCCAGGTCTACGAGACCTTCAACATGGCGTCGCTCTGGAAGCTGCCCATCGTTTTCGTGGTCGAGAACAACCAGTACGCAATGGGTACCGCTGTCGGCCGCTCCAGCGCGGAAACCGAATTCTACCGCCGCGGCACCGCCTTCCGCATTCCGGGAATGAAGGTCAACGGCATGGACGTACTCGAAGTGCGCCAGGCCGCTGAAATCGCGTTCAAGCATGTGCGCGAGGGCAGGGGACCGGTGCTGATGGAATGCGAGACCTACCGCTACCGCGGCCACTCGATGTCCGACCCCGCCAAATACCGCACGCGCGAGGAAGTGCAGGACGTCAAGGAACACAAGGATCCCATCGAGGGCCTGAAGAAGGCCCTCATCGAACAGGGCAGCAGCGAGGAAGACTTGAAAGCCATCGACAAGGACATCCGCAAGGTGGTGAGCGAAGCGGCGGACTTCGCCGAAAACTCGCCCGAGCCGGATCCGCGCGAACTCTACACCGATGTTCTGGTGGAGGAGTATTGAGCCATGGCTATCGAACTCAAGATGCCCGCGCTGTCCCCCACCATGGAAGAGGGCACGCTCGCCAAGTGGCTGAAGCAGGAAGGTGACGCTATCGAGATCGGCGACATCATCGCCGAGATCGAGACCGACAAGGCGACGATGGAATTCGAGGCGGTCGATGAAGGCACGCTCGGAAAAATCCTTGTCGCAGAAGGCACCGAGAACGTTGCAGTCGGCACGGTTATCGCCATGCTGGCGGGCGAGGGTGAAGACGTTGCCAACATGGCCGACGCCGCTCCTGCAGACCCCGTTCCGGGAGAAGGCAAGGATGTTGGCCGTCCCGACACTTCGGGCGAGGGCAGCGAGGCGGAAATCGCCAAGCCGGCCAAGAAGTCGGGCGTGAAAGACCCCGAAATCCCGCACGGCACCAACATGGCCACCGTCACCGTCCGCGAAGCTCTTCGCGACGGCATGGCCGAGGAAATGCGCCGCGACGAACGCGTCTTCGTGATGGGCGAGGAAGTCGCCCAATACCAGGGCGCCTACAAGGTCACGCAGGGCCTGCTAGACGAATTCGGTCCCAAGCGCGTGATCGACACGCCGATCACCGAATACGGTTTTGCCGGCATCGGTACGGGCGCGGCGATGGGCGGTCTTCGCCCGATCGTCGAGTTCATGACCTTCAACTTCGCCATGCAGGCGATCGACCACATCATCAACTCGGCTGCCAAGACGAACTACATGTCGGGCGGCCAGATGCGCTGCCCGGTCGTGTTCCGCGGCCCCAATGCTGCAGCAAGCCGCGTCGGCGCGCAGCACAGCCAGAACTACGGTCCATGGTACGCCAGCGTCCCCGGCCTGATCGTGATCGCGCCGTACGACGCTTCGGATGCCAAGGGTCTTATGAAGGCCGCTATCCGGTGCGAGGACCCCGTCGTCTTCCTCGAGAACGAACTGGTCTACGGTCGCAGCTTCGAACTACCCGAACTCGACGACCATGTCCTGCCGATCGGCAAGGCGCGGATCATGCGCGAAGGCTCGGACGTGACCATCGTTGCCTATTCGATCGCGGTGGGCCTTGCGCTCGAAGCGGCGGAGCAGCTTGCCGAAGAAGGCATCGATGCAGAAGTCATCGACCTGCGCACCTTGCGTCCGCTCGACAAAGAAGCGGTGCTCGAAAGCCTCAAGAAGACCAACCGCATGGTTATCGCCGAAGAAGGCTGGCCGACTTGCTCGATCGCGTCGGAAATCGTCGCGATCTGCATGGAGGAAGGTTTCGACCACCTCGATGCGCCGGTCACCCGCGTGTGTGACGAGGACGTGCCCCTGCCTTATGCAGCGAACCTCGAGAAGCTCGCGCTGATCGATACGCCGAAGATCGTGAAGGCGGTCAAGAAGGTGTGCTACCGCGACTGAGACGCGGGCATACGCTAAAAAAAGGGCCGGAGTTGCAATCGCAGCCCCGGCCCTTTTTCTATTCCTGCTTCCCGATCCTATTCGTCGATAACGAAGATCGGCCGCGAGAAGGTCAATTGCTTGCTGGCGAAATCCACCAGCGGAAGGATGTCGGGCGGCGTGTAGG is a window encoding:
- a CDS encoding FtsB family cell division protein, whose product is MARRGRLDLGRKAKTTQNAALVVLLFLGGFGIAGPSGLLAWSENLRLLDQREAQLAALQKEEAALKNKVKLLHPDHADPDMVGELLRSQLNVVHPDEVVIRLDD
- the pdhA gene encoding pyruvate dehydrogenase (acetyl-transferring) E1 component subunit alpha produces the protein MAKAPNKKAPRSPAENPEFALHSLQEEFEKNKRFDASTEQMQSFYEQMLLIRRFEERAGQLYGLGLIGGFCHLYIGQEAVAVGLQSALSEGLDSVITGYRDHGHMLAYGIDPKVIMAELTGREAGISKGKGGSMHMFSTEHKFYGGHGIVGAQVALGGGLALAHQYNDDGGLCLAYFGDGAANQGQVYETFNMASLWKLPIVFVVENNQYAMGTAVGRSSAETEFYRRGTAFRIPGMKVNGMDVLEVRQAAEIAFKHVREGRGPVLMECETYRYRGHSMSDPAKYRTREEVQDVKEHKDPIEGLKKALIEQGSSEEDLKAIDKDIRKVVSEAADFAENSPEPDPRELYTDVLVEEY
- a CDS encoding pyruvate dehydrogenase complex E1 component subunit beta; the encoded protein is MAIELKMPALSPTMEEGTLAKWLKQEGDAIEIGDIIAEIETDKATMEFEAVDEGTLGKILVAEGTENVAVGTVIAMLAGEGEDVANMADAAPADPVPGEGKDVGRPDTSGEGSEAEIAKPAKKSGVKDPEIPHGTNMATVTVREALRDGMAEEMRRDERVFVMGEEVAQYQGAYKVTQGLLDEFGPKRVIDTPITEYGFAGIGTGAAMGGLRPIVEFMTFNFAMQAIDHIINSAAKTNYMSGGQMRCPVVFRGPNAAASRVGAQHSQNYGPWYASVPGLIVIAPYDASDAKGLMKAAIRCEDPVVFLENELVYGRSFELPELDDHVLPIGKARIMREGSDVTIVAYSIAVGLALEAAEQLAEEGIDAEVIDLRTLRPLDKEAVLESLKKTNRMVIAEEGWPTCSIASEIVAICMEEGFDHLDAPVTRVCDEDVPLPYAANLEKLALIDTPKIVKAVKKVCYRD